From a region of the bacterium genome:
- the asnS gene encoding asparagine--tRNA ligase: MKQVYIDRISRHEGEEITIKGWLHNKRSSGKIQFLIIRDGTGYIQGVVVANTVSPDLFQQFDRITQESALIVHGKVRADKRAPSGYELDVTSYEIVSIAEEYPITPKEHGVAFLMEKRHLWLRSTRQHAILRIRDEIIRACRDFYHQEGFTLVDAPIFTPAACEGTTTLFETQYFDEGKAYLTQSGQLYSEATAMALGKVYCFGPTFRAEKSKTRRHLTEFWMIEPEVAFAELHDIMELAERFISFIVQRVLENRKIELKTLERDITKLESIQPPFPRLSYDEAAKFLKDKGLPFEYGSDFGGTDETVLSENYDRPVMVHRYPAATKAFYMQPDPENPRLALCVDVLAPEGYGEIIGGSQRIHDYNLLLQRIKEHHLPQEAFEWYLDLRRYGTVPHSGFGMGIERVVAWICKLEHVRETIPFPRMLYRIYP, encoded by the coding sequence ATGAAACAAGTTTACATTGATAGAATCAGCCGGCATGAAGGCGAGGAAATCACCATCAAAGGATGGCTTCACAACAAACGTTCCTCCGGAAAAATCCAGTTTTTGATAATCCGGGATGGCACCGGTTACATTCAGGGAGTTGTCGTCGCAAATACGGTTTCCCCCGATCTCTTTCAGCAATTTGACCGCATCACGCAGGAAAGCGCCTTGATTGTTCATGGCAAAGTGCGCGCGGACAAGAGAGCTCCCAGCGGTTATGAGCTCGATGTCACGTCCTATGAGATCGTGAGCATCGCGGAAGAATACCCGATTACACCGAAAGAACATGGCGTGGCTTTCCTGATGGAGAAGCGTCATCTGTGGCTGCGCTCCACTCGCCAGCATGCAATTCTCCGGATTCGCGACGAAATCATTCGTGCTTGTCGCGATTTCTATCACCAGGAAGGCTTCACTCTTGTGGACGCTCCGATCTTTACTCCGGCAGCGTGCGAAGGGACTACTACACTATTCGAAACACAGTATTTTGATGAAGGCAAAGCTTATCTAACACAGAGCGGACAGCTTTACAGCGAAGCCACCGCGATGGCGCTCGGAAAAGTGTATTGTTTTGGTCCGACTTTTCGCGCGGAAAAATCGAAAACGCGCCGGCACCTTACGGAGTTCTGGATGATCGAACCGGAAGTGGCTTTTGCAGAATTGCATGACATCATGGAGCTCGCGGAACGGTTTATCAGTTTTATCGTTCAACGTGTTCTTGAAAACCGCAAAATTGAACTAAAGACGCTCGAACGGGACATTACAAAACTGGAAAGTATACAGCCTCCTTTCCCCCGGCTTTCTTACGATGAGGCCGCAAAATTTTTGAAGGACAAAGGTCTCCCCTTTGAATATGGAAGCGATTTTGGTGGCACGGACGAAACAGTATTGTCCGAAAATTACGATCGTCCGGTGATGGTGCACCGGTATCCGGCAGCGACAAAAGCTTTTTACATGCAGCCGGATCCCGAAAACCCGCGCCTCGCGTTGTGTGTGGACGTTCTGGCTCCGGAAGGCTATGGGGAGATCATCGGCGGAAGCCAGCGTATCCATGATTACAATCTCCTTTTGCAGCGAATCAAAGAGCATCATCTGCCCCAGGAAGCGTTTGAGTGGTACCTGGATTTGCGACGCTACGGCACCGTACCTCATAGCGGATTTGGAATGGGCATCGAGAGGGTTGTGGCATGGATTTGCAAGCTGGAACACGTTCGTGAGACAATTCCCTTCCCCCGGATGCTATACCGCATTTATCCATAA